From the genome of Equus przewalskii isolate Varuska chromosome 23, EquPr2, whole genome shotgun sequence:
tttctggctTTCATGAGAATCATACTCCAAATTCTAGAGCGCAAATAGAAAAAAGCTTCAGATTATTAACCTCGCATAATGCCATAATCTTCTAGTACACTCCAGTGTGGTTCAAAGGGCGTAAAAAGAGCAAGTGACCAGAATCTTATCtttgaaactgaaataaaaagtaaatcttaaggggctggccccgtggcccagcggttaagttcacgcgctccgctgcaggcggcccagtgtttccttgggtcgaatcctgggcgcggccaTGACACTGCtcctcagaccacgctgaggcagcgtcccacacgccacaactagaaggacccacaacgaagaatatacggctgtgtaccgggggggctttggggagaaaaagggaaaaaataaaatctttaaaaaaaaagtgaatcttAAGAGTAGAAATTTAAGTCACTGTTTAATCGCTGATTTCcttatgtcttcaatttctgtCCCATACAAATTTCTCAGAGTGCCTATCAGAAGCTTTCACTTCTCATTAACAAGTAACAACATACAGGTGATACCTACAAACTAAGATGGCTGCCTTGGTCTTGGGAGTAGGAAACACGCATTTAGAATTTTGTCACTGCCTTCTTAGTGGTTTTGTCACAGTATTCTTTTACAAAACATGGAGACAGATATCTCTTTATACAATGCTTCTTTATGTGGTGCTCAAAGAAGACTGATATATAAACTACTATGAGCTATACacaaaaggaattgaaatcagagGCAATTTATAAGCAACAACTTTATATCATTTTACagttaaatcttattttttgtcAAAAACACTACTACtcaaagttacttaaccttcattatctgtaaaaatgGTTAAGGACTGCTATGAAGATTAAGCACGAAAATACATGTGAAAGAGCTTTGCAAAGTGTTACATTTTTTCTGATAGTCTAGAGCTTAGCCAACTAGTcttctttgtgtctttctcaTGGCACTCTtctgtaaaatttaattttaaaaattaaaatctttaatccCAAATGCCTAGCAGTGCCTAGTGTAGAGTGAGAACTCCATATTTTAACTAAAACGCATACGAGTAAATGGATGAATGTATGGATAAAGAGTGGTGCCAATTACaagagtggaggggagggagggactgggCACAGCCTCCTTTCTGCTGAGGAACACATCTCAGATTCGGAGGGTTCCTCGCCGCCCTTTGATTTTCTTCAACCTGCTGGGACTCGGCTTCCGGCTCTCCTTTTCATTACCATCATATGTTGCAATGAGGGTTTCTCTCTTATCCCAGTTCatggcagaaaataaaaagtcccagtccttttcagatttctttaaaaaatgtttttctgccaGCCCCAACCAAGAAAACAACGGGTAAAAAGTTTCCTATGCACCAGtaacaaaaattttagaaaccAAAGATGCTATTCATAATAACTACCAGGTACCTTGTAGTAAAAAACCAGAAGGTACTCCATAATAAATCCAACAACGTACATGCAAGACTTTAGAAtggggtgaattttatggtatgtaagttatatctcaatgaagctgctTAAAAAAAGGACTTGAGAGAGAAAtgtataaaactttattgaacaTAAAAAAACACCTAAGTAGAGAAACATATGTGCATAGACAGTAAGACTCAGAACCAACGATGCCCgttctctccaaattaatctcTAAATCATTGCAGTTTGAAACAATATCTCAAGACAATTTTTTGATTGTTATATGACTCTTACAAAGTGGACAAGCTGACCCTAAAATTCACAAAGAGCAGTAAGGGATTAAGAAGAGTCAAGATAGTTCTGAAGAAGGAGGGGGGCTATCTTTACTAGCTATATCAAGACTTATAAACTTATAGCAATAAAAACAATATGACATAGGCACAAGAACAAACAATATACAGAACAGAGCGCCAAgaaacatatgcacacatatataaagGAAATTGGCTAAGTgacaaaagggaaagaatgaattaatgactATTTTGGGACAACTGACTATTCATTGGGGAAAAAATTGGATTGCTACCTCCCACctgacacaaaaatcaattccagattaaagatctaaatgtaaagagtaaaattttgaaattttcagaatatcaaatatctttaaaatgtcaaGGGTTTCTTAAGCAAGATATAAAATACACAAACCATAAGGGAAAATTTGACAAACGTGAGcacataaaaaatgttaatttttatacaaatcctcaaaatcaaagttaaaagataaattcaCTGACTAGAAAAAGAGCAACACATATAATCAgcaagggattaatatccagaatacataaagaatacCCAAAAtcactaagaaagaaataatactacggaaaaaaaaaaagtgggcaaaagagaTGAGCCAGTAGTTAAGAGGAAACCTAAAGGTTTAATGAATCGCTAAGAAGggtcgtcagggaaatgcaaaataaattacTGATGAAATAGAATTTCACAACcaccagactggcaaaaatttaaaagttaggCAATACCAACTAttggtgaggatttggagatAGAGAAAGCTCTTACACCCCACCAGCAATGAGGTAAAGTGTTACTACAACTTTGGAGAGCAATATGGCAATATCTACTAAAGTTAAGACACACCTATCTCACAatcagcaattctgcttctaggtATATACCTTAGAGGAATTTGCTCAAGTGCCCAAAAACGTTTGTAGCAGCATTGCTTAAAatgagggaaaatgagaaaacaatctaaatgtccacaaATAAggaagtagattaaaaaaaactgtgGCATATTCTcacaatgtaatattatatatGGCAATTAAAGAATCATGTATCTCAAAAATGTATGACAGTATTaatgcatttatataaatttaagaaacataAAACACTACTACATTAGGTGATTCAAAAAGAATTGaatgaatggaataaaaatgaagcaacTACTCTGcacaccacaacatggatgagtgAAAAATatggtgagtgaaagaagccacacgtAAGGGGAAAGGCCAAATGATCCACTTACATGAAGTTCGAGGATAGGCAAATGGTTGTTTGCCTATAGCCTAtggtgacagaaaacagatcagcaGTGACTGGGGAAAGGAGTGCCGACTGGAAAACGGCATGAGGAAAACTTCTGGGGAAACGAAAGTGCTTCATATCTTTATTGAGGTGGTGGTTACAGGTGTCACCAAACTTaaaatctgtatattttattgCATACAGAATATCCtcaataaactttatttcaaataaatagaagTGAATGATTTCAAAAATGTATTACTTGATGACTACGTTGCAGCCAAAAAACCACCTGTAAAGGAACCATCAGATATTTCTATACTCTTACAAATGCTCAATGTACACCTGTCTTGTCCATGAGGCACACATCATTCCTGTGGCCCATTTCCTTCAGACATTTGTAACATATCACTGCTTGCAGCTGAAATGGTATTCCCCCCAGGCTGCAAGAAGTGGTACAAACACAGAATTTCTCCACACATTCTCGCAAGAAGTCACATGGTGGGGTATCTGGGAGATCTAGAGGCCTCTGTCCCAGAGGCAGATCAATCTTTTCAAGTGTCCAATCCATACCAGGAAATGTGTACATCAGGAACCTCTGGACTGCTTAATGGAAGTGAGGCCAAGCCTCTTCCTGAAGGAAAATGGGGTTGGTAGAGACTTTCCGCAGCTGTAAGAAAAACCATTGCATAAGCATGTCCAAAAAAGATACCTTTGACGGTATCTTTTGCAAAAAGGAACTGATGAAGACCCAGGGGGTTCATACTGCACAAAAGACATTTACTGTTAGTGACTCCCTTTCAAGTTCAATCATGAAATGTTGGTTCTAGTGCCCCCATACATGGAGATTATGATGATTcatttttccacttaaataaaacAGTCCCATCACTGGCAGTTATCTCCACTTCCCTGTGACCCTGAAATTTGCAGAAAAACTTGTATCATTTTGCTTTAACTGTGTCTGTGAGGGCTTGAAACAGGTTAAAGCTACAAAGTTTTATTCTCCAATTATTGAGAATGCATCAGATGGTAGGCTGAGGGATGCCTTCCTTAATTTGACTTCCTAGGTCTTCTCTAAAGAGGGACACAAATTTTCCTCTGCAAATGTGGCTGCCCAATGCTCTTTTATGTACCCTTTCTGCTCCATCTCATCGTACCAATGGTAAGTGCTTTGACAACTTGGTAGGTGTTCACTGTCTGGCACACCAAATGACCTGTGCACTGCTGTCACACAACCAAGTTTAGCAGATCCCAAAGTACAAACTAAAGTGCTGTAAGCATAACTCTACAAATTGATGCATATTACACGCTTATATATAAATTTGTTACTGagtaataaagttttaaaagtgtttcattcctttttattgctctgtacattaaatatacataaaatttaaaaattgaacacATGAATAGAAAGGATACACGTCAACTTCCATTTAGTGCTTGCTTctgcagaagaaaggagaggaatagGATGGCAACAAGAGTGGGTTTCAACTGAAGCTGTAAagtatctttaagaaaaaagtgaGGTCGATGTGGGAAAATGTTAATGTATTTTAGATGTGGGTACACAGGTGAGtgttattttcttcacttttcgaTATGTTTGACAtagctaataatttttttattatttttttttttttgctgggaaagattcaccccgagctaacatctgttgccaatctttctctttttttcctcctcaaagccccagtacagtcgtatattctagctgtaagtccttctagttcttctgtgtgagcatggctactgacagaccagtggaatgattccgcacctgggaaccaaacctgggccactgaagcagagcgcgccaaactttaaccaccaggccatcagggctggcttgctaatttttttaaatgagtaataaaataaaatacattagcTTCTGTGGggaaatgtaaaaatcaaaaagaaagaccTGTAATATTAATTCTTTGAGTCCACAAGCAAAGAACTTACATTACAGAGGCACACTTTAACCACAGCCTCCCACACATTCTGTCACAATCAAGTGGGAGGAGACAGGACAAGGAAAAGCTGCCTGTGAGAACAAAATCAGGGCTGGGAGAGCAACAGGACCTCACCTGACCTCTACTCCATCCTGAAAACCTCCAGGCCCGCCAAGGGGACCagggaagaggaggtgaggggaagggaTGAAGACCTGGGTTAAGAGGGAAGAGACGGGTATCAAGAAGCAGTGGTATCTGCAACACTAAGAtgtaaatttaaagagaaaaaaaggagagggaaattaGAAGTTGAGCAACTAAGAAGGACAGAAGAGAATCAGTGAACCCAGGATGGTAGTTTAGATATAAATGTCATCACGACAAATGGATGGGAGTCAGGGCCCAACAAGtacatatctttttctatttttaaccatcttttattttagtaaatgatgCCATTTGGGGCTCTAGGGATAAAAAGCAGGTATCTCGGCCCTCAGTTTACAATCCCGCTGTGGAGACAAACAACATATGAAACATACACAacagtaatagctaacatttattgaaggcctTCCTTGTGCCAGGCAGCAAAGCACTTtacgtattaactcatttaatcttcacaacaaccttaggATGTACGGACTATTAATGTTCCtactattttacagacaaggaaacccagatacagagaggttaagaacttTACCCAAGAACAAACAGGCAgtaaaggcagagagaggatttgaactcaggtagGCTGGCTGTGGGACCCAAGCTTTTAACCATGACACTAAAAAAAAAGCTTCCAGTGAAAATACCACAAAGCACCCTGAACCTAGGTTTGAACTGTGACTCTAGCATACATATGTGACTCTAGCACATATGTGCAGAATCTGCACATATCCTTCAACTTTTCTCAAACTGCTTATCTCAGCGTGTGAAAAGTCTCAGGTGATATAATAAATCAAGCAGCAATTACATGTACTATACTTATGATTATAAACAGGCCTAAAAAACATGACAAGCATTGGCCTCAGGTCATCTGTCCCTCCAGGCCTCTTAATCTTTACATGTAAGGCCATTTGACTCATGACAGGCTCAACCGCCGTCCCAAGATTAATCTCGTCCTTCACTGGAAGGGCTTTAAGAAGTTTGGGATAATTCAGCATCAAGTTCTAACAATTGGCTTTAATCTCTGTTCTGAAACTAAGACTCTACCTTATCCCTGGCTTTAACTTCTGCCTTGTTCTCCCGTACCTTTCCTAGTCCTAAAAATTTACTACGTGCCATACAACTGGCATACGTTATCGCAGTTAAAGCCCACGATAGTATGAGGTAGGTATTAATACActacctatttcacagatgaagaaactggacaGAGAGAGGTTAAGATGCCCAAggtaatttaataattttagaattagaagACAAACGCAGGTGAGCTGGCTGCAAGGCCATTATTTTTCCTCTATAACAAGCTGTGTTCCCAAGATTCCATGGAGACTCACGGCTGCTGGGGGAGAATGAAGAGATGGAAGGGGTATGGCTCATCTCACTTTCACAGATATCTCTAACACACTGATTGCCACACACTCTTAGGATGCCATGGAATTCTTTTTTGCCTGCCTGCTTGCCTGGCCTTCCTTCTCTTATAACCTAGAGATGAATCTTAACTCAGTCACCCACAACCCAGGGGCAGACCTCCTTTCTAGTAGCCTCCTCTTCCCAGCCTGCCCCAGTATGTTTCCATTAACCTTCCTCTCCCAGGTCTGCTGTAAAATAACAGGAAATAGTTATAAAACTCACTGGAGAATGGCTACCACTATGTGTAATATTATCAACTCTTCCATAGCATGAAAGTGGAGATTAATATGGCTCACGTCATCTAAAATAGTGGATAAGATGTTCCAGGTCATTTGTCGTGAGAACTTTAGGGACATacttaaactttaaaattcactATTCATAACTAGGTAGTGGAGTATTCTAGAATAATATGCAATATTTTAAGCTAAGTGAAGTCATACTAAAAAGATCTAAGCTGAAAAGCTACAAAGCTTTCTAAATTTTCTCCCTTGCTCTATTTTATGAACTCTACACACGATGTTATTTCTAAGAGCTGACCATATAACAGGTATGTGATAATATAATCATGTCTGAAGGCAAAGTATTCTTCTTAATGTAATattaaaatcagtattttgattttctcttgcccATATATTCACATAGCTTATAATGACATCACATAGACCTGTTGGTGGGGAGGGCTACAACAGTcccaattattttaattatgagaaaaatgtgaCAGAGTTATAACGTGAAATACCAACAGTAACCTTCAGTCTGAGGTGAAACCTCTTTGTGTGTCACTAGCAAAGTAAATTATCTACCACTGCCTTGCAGTATTAAGAGTACTCAGTTCTCATGCTTTTAAGCCAGATAAACACCATGGATGTGTTGCTGTTGTATTTCTCAAAGTACGGTCCACAGAGCACCTGCAGAACAATGTCTGAAGGCACTGTTTATAAAATGCAGACTCCTGAGCCCCGAGCAACCTAAGGAATCAAAATTTCTCTAAGATCAAGAAATTTGAATGTTTGGACAAGCTCCTCCAGGTATTGATTTAAGAATCAAtgatataaattcatttaatttgttcttaCTATTTAAAGGAGAGAttggttaaaacaaaaacaaaacaacccctCTCTATTTTGCTGATATTTAAAATTGCCCATATGTAGAGTGTTTCTTAGTATGTGTCTGAAAAATACTGATCGTAACACCATCCTCAAACACAACACCTCAAagcaaattttcactttttagaaaGAGCTTTAGGATAGTGAAGGAGTTCTTAGCCAAGGGTTAAGGATAAACTAACTAGTCTTCACTCAATTTAGCAGTCCACACAGTTTATTCAGCAATATAACAGAAGAGAACTTCATATCATGATAGACATAAGGCAGATACAGGGTAGATCTCTGGGCTCCATTCTTTATACAGACTAACAAATAACTTTAGGTTTCACAACATGTGGCGGGCATACTTTGTTGCATACCAACAGCCATTCATTTCTCACATCTTCCTTCCAAAAACAGCCCTAATTTTATTAGGAGAGACAATGTGCCCTACCCGCCAATGCCAACCCCATTCCCCTTGGCCAGGCTTCCTTGTGAACCAGTATCTTCTAGCGATATGTAAGAAGAAACCCGTAAGGGACTTTAGAGAAAGATATTCTTcccaaataaaagacagagacttGAAAGGAGAAAGCTTTTTGTTCCCTACTTCAGCCTTTGATTGGGATTGAAATGTCTGGAGCAGCAACAAGCCACATTGTACTCATTGAGGAAACAGCTATGAGGACAGAGGCCAACATGATAAGAATCTCAgcggggaaggaaagaaggaatctgAGACCTTGAGAACATTGGGTTGCTACACAAGCACTGGATTATCTAGCATCTTAAGTGGAATTTTAACATTGTTCAGTGGCCTCTGGGATGTTTTCAATAGCTTTTTCTAAGTTCCTTAACCTGAACTCTGGCTCCATGATTCTCACAAACAAGTGAAGACCAGAATGTGGCTGATGTCCGGCAAGACCTTCTTAGTTCTAAGATGCTTCCCCTACACTGTTCATAACATATATGGAGTTGAGCTTGATAACTCCTTTTGTCACCTATCTCATAGTACAGGTACTTTCCCATTTCCAGGGAAGAACATTCTAAGTTCAGTCACCACAAAGACAGTACAGTCTTTGTTTATGTAGAGCCAAGTAAGTGCATTCAGTGGcatttctgaatgtttctgtGTAATCTATGTAGATATTGCCTGATAGAATGTGACGACTCTGACAGTGACCAGTTATTGATAATGTTGAAGCCACACTGAGGATGGGCCAAACAGAGCCAATAATGAATAAATGgttatatatgaataaattatatttatatatatatatcatcacTGATTAATGTATAAGAGGTGGAAGTTAGAACAATGTAGTTTCTTCTTATAATGTCTAGTTGTTTTACTGGAATAATCTAGAATCCAGCTACAATGAGGATCCTTTCCCACAAAAATTAACACTAGAAATACCATTACAGTGCACACGGTATGGGGCCTCTCCTTCAGGTCAACTTTGTCATATGTCAACAATTAGGCTTTGGAGCTTTTTAGGAGGAGTAAACTAATTCCAAAATATAGGAAGCATGGATTAGTCTGGATCTACACGAACAGTCTGGCTGCAACACTGATTAAAATCATGCTGAACAATATATGCGTAGACCATGTAGGCAGATCCAACCGTTTAAGCAGTTCCCCAAAGTAGCGACAGTCTGGATCAGATTTAGAAAGGAGTCACTTTTCTATCTTCCTTAGGCTACTATTACGAAATCCTCTAAAGTCTCCATGATTTTGACCATTTAAGAAGTTACTTGTTTTGGCCAAGTTTTTTGTTTAAGGTTTTGTCTGTTCTGGTCAAGATTAACTGTAATGCAGGGTTAAAGCCAGCTACTCTAGAGTCATGTATCCTTTTTCTAACCAGTGGAGGACCCAGAAGAAATGGGTGGCAAGCTTTTTCAAAGGTCCACCTGGTAAGATTTTGGGGAGCCCACTCGAGTGGGAAAGACCAAGGCAGAACAAGGCTTCTATTAGCAGGATTATCAGGATAACACTCAGGGCAGTAATCAGCTCTGTTAATACGGTCTAAGAATACTTGGTAACATTCATTTTCAATAAGCTCAGTTTGGTACAACCAATGGCCTAGTTCTAAACTAGGGAACCACTGTTGCCCACAGTCAGGGCAATGTGAATTATCTGAGAACATCTGGGCCTAGAGAGACAACACAGAAAGCAATGTAACAGTTAAGAGGCAACAATGACAAAGAGAGACACCCAAATAACCAGTCCTATTACAGGTTTGGTTTAGCAATTTCTCAGTCCAACCAACATTACTTGGAGAGGGTTAAATTTGGCTTGCACCTCCGTGCAATTCTTCAAGATTTCGTTGTCTATTTTTCACTCAATCGCAACTCAGTCTCTGAACTCAGGGACCGATCCAGTCTATAATGTTATCAGTCACTTACTAGCAGCACAGATCTCAGAATAGCtccttcaaatcccagcttcatAAGAAAAGATAGGGCTCTAGTCtaaattagttattttttcttgtgtgttaTCAGTTGGTGGTGTGATGCAGAGACACTTGGCTTACTCTGCTTTGCCAGTAAGTTATTATGTCTGCTTGCTGAAACAGAGGAGCTGACAGGTCCAATGGGTCTTTTGTGGGCGCTGGCACTCTTGCCGTTGTAATACACGTACCCAAGTCTTAAGGCCTTGGCACTTTACAGCGATGTAGGGGGGTCAGGAAAACCTGGTCGAATCTTCTTGAGCGTGGATCCAATGAAGTCTTTCGTAGGAGGACCTTAATCAGGACCCAGTCACAGAGAAGTAGCTGATGCTGACTTGGTTGGAGGGTCTGGGAATGCTTCACATACCTGTAAATGATAAAACTTCAGACGACTCATATGGGCTTTGAGTTGCTCACAATATTATTAGAAACATGCATTTGGAAATCATTTGGGTCAGTCAAGACGGATGAGAATTGTCTCATGGGTTTCCCCATGACAATTTCATATGGGTTAAAACCAATTATCCATTGGGAATTATTCTTATGCTTATTTAGGCACTAGGAAGGGTTTTGGTTCATTTAAGATTTGTACTAGCTTAATTCTTTTTAggactatatttcttttttctactccTTTTGCACTTTGGGAATAATAAGGTCTGTATAATTATGTTTAACCTGGTAAAACTTAGAGattttttgtatatcttttctgTGAAATGGATGCCATATATGCTATTCCCATAATGTGTGGGATAACATTAACAATGGTGACAACCTTTTCATAATAGACTTCAATACATCCAGAAAAAAGCTTACAGAATTACTAGATAGTATTCTTAATAGCTAACCATAGGAAGTTGGACAAAATCCTTTTGAAGGctgaaaaagaaaccaagaggGGTATGTCT
Proteins encoded in this window:
- the LOC103567022 gene encoding torsin-1A-interacting protein 2, giving the protein MFSDNSHCPDCGQQWFPSLELGHWLYQTELIENECYQVFLDRINRADYCPECYPDNPANRSLVLPWSFPLEWAPQNLTRWTFEKACHPFLLGPPLVRKRIHDSRVAGFNPALQLILTRTDKTLNKKLGQNK